The window CCCGTGTGGGATCAGCTCCTGGGAccagtcccagctcccaggaccAGTCCCAGCTCTTGGGGCCAGTCCCAGGACGGGCTCAGCTCTTGGGGCCAGTCCCATCTCCACCCCAGTCCCAGCCGAGCTCAGCTCTCGGGGCCGGGCGCGCTCTCCCGCTGGCGGcgctgctgcagcatcctgtgcACGCGGACGCTGCACAGGTACCCGGCGTACACCGTCAGCAGCATCATGGAGCCCGAGAACGCCTTGTAGCCAAAATCTGCCAGCTGCTTTTTGGACACCATGGCTGCACCTGCGAGACAGACACAGAATTCCAGCATAGTCAGGGCTGAAGCGACCTGTGGAGATCGTCCAGTCCAACTCCCCGTGTCCAGGCAGGATCACCCAGGTGACACGAACAAGTCCAGGAGGGCTTGGGGTGTCTCCAGGAAATGAGACTCCCATGactctgttccagtgctctgccccCCTCCATGGaaaattcttcctcatatt is drawn from Ficedula albicollis isolate OC2 unplaced genomic scaffold, FicAlb1.5 N00314, whole genome shotgun sequence and contains these coding sequences:
- the LOC101813790 gene encoding cytochrome c oxidase assembly protein COX14 isoform X2 — translated: MVSKKQLADFGYKAFSGSMMLLTVYAGYLCSVRVHRMLQQRRQRESAPGPES
- the LOC101813790 gene encoding cytochrome c oxidase assembly protein COX14 isoform X1 produces the protein MEGGRALEQSHGSLISWRHPKPSWTCAAMVSKKQLADFGYKAFSGSMMLLTVYAGYLCSVRVHRMLQQRRQRESAPGPES